One Sparus aurata chromosome 23, fSpaAur1.1, whole genome shotgun sequence genomic window, GCAGTATTATAACACACATCCCCCAAAGCATTATGGGAAGTGAAAAATGAGACGTGACAACACCACTAagaatataatttatttattttcttgctgTCCACACGAGGTAAACTCCTCCTGTATCACAGCTCCTCTTGACCTTTTCCCAAAGTGGCTTCTCGCTGTGAAATGCACGGAGCACTTTGCGGCGCTGATCCGGTGGTATTGGAGAAGTGTCGCCTCTCATCTTCGCTGACACAGCGACTGTTGGTGCAGGGAGAGGCAGACGTGGCAGCTCTCCAGGTTGATTGTCTGGGGTGTTTCAGATTAGCCCTGGTAATGTCTCTCCAGCCGAGGGGGGAAACGAGGTGAGTCGAGGTTCTGAACCGCGTCCTCACAAACTGCCTCCACGTGTTCCCTACAGACACCTTGATGTCTTTTCTGTGTGTCCTTTAAAGGATTATATCAGGTGAGGTGATTTACTGCAGGCAGGATGAGACTTTGGGTTTCTACAGCCTAATCCTGACCCGTCCGTGTTGTACGTTCGGGCCTACAGGGGGCTGGATGTCCTGATTCTTGTTGGGATAAAGTGATCGTGTGAATTGTTCTGGCGACATGATCGATCAATCAGAAGGTTTTCAGAGGCAAACTTCAAACTGAGTGTTGTgtgaatgtattattttattttcaacaagCGTAAAACAGTCACAACTACAGAGACATCAGCAAACTTGTTATAACATTAATGCTAGTTAGCTAATGTTAATTTGTTAATACTGATTTGTatagaagattaaaaaaaagttattttttttaaacaaaaaacattcctctcaaaatgttttttttactctgttttataattattattattttaagtaagttagaaacaagttttgtcctgaacaatctttttttaaacacatgaaaaaacattttacaaaacaaattCTCCTGAAAATGTActggttttaaaaacaaaattctgTTGAAGATTTTCTTCTTAACTCAGTTTCGCATATGAAAAAAATtactgaggaaagaaaaagaaacatttgttcTACTCAGTTTCAcatatgattttatttattattatttttttaaacaaattgtCCTGACAATTACTATCTTCTACTCAGGTTCAcacataataaatacataaataaataaataaattctcaaaatctaaaagaaaaatataagaaatccgtaaaaaaaattaaattaaaaaatctcctgaatttttctttttttttttttttttttttactcagtttcatttatggaaatattttttgaaaaacaacattctgctgaaaagatttttttttctctgtttcaaacacttttattttggaaaagcAAAAAACCTAATTCTGCataatctttattttaactcattttgtttgattaATCACCACAGCTGATTGCAGAAATCTGTTGGGAGTTTCTCGTCGTGTGGTTACGTAAACGCCATCACTGACTCCTGATGACGTGTGAGGATCCTGAACGAATGTCCCGTTTTTCATTAGGAGAGATTTAAACCGCCACCCGGTGTAACTCTGCACTGAAGGGCAAAAGGGGGACGCTTGAAAAGGAGGGTTCAAAATTGGAAATAGGATTAAGCTTTAAGGTCGGAGAGGACAGTTCTCAGCTGTGAGCATCACTTTACTGCAGAATCCTCCTCATGAAAGTGGATCAGGAAACATCGCGGTCGCTCGGTCCGGCTGAGGGTTTTAAATACTTACAGTGTAAAAATCtcccggaggaaaaaaaacaccagatttCATTCAGTGACGTTGGAAGATTTTAATTATTCATCAAATCTTGAAACTGTTTTAATTAAGATTCATGCATGCAATTAGGCCGCCGTGAAATAAATCCCCAAACACTTTAATGTGAGAAGGAGAAGCGAGGAATGAGATTGGGGTTACGTAACGCGAGctgtcctctttttcttttttcaggcaCTAAGATGGCCCTGAAGTTTCTGAGGAAGAAGACCACCAAGCTGAAGAGCTTCCTGCGAGAGTATAGCGTCTCGCTGTATCTGTCGCCCTGCCCGTTCATCATCAACATGTACGGCATCGCCTTCGAAACAGACGAGTACTACATCTTCGCTCAGGAGTACGCGCTGGCTGGAGATCTGTTTGACATCATCCCTCCACAGGTGAGATGGAGAATAAAGACGTGAGTTCATGGAGATTATTTCTACAGGTGAATCCAGACTGGATCCACCGCTGTGTTATTTGGTGCCTGACATTTAGTTGTCGGCTCTGTGGGgagtcaaaacacaaaaatacaccagacttttattgtgaagtgttgtcaaaataaaagcacagagaGGTCTCACCAGGGATCTTTGACCtggcaacatttttttatgtacGTCTGTTTCTGTTCAAGCACACAAGGAGTCGGATTTCTTGTATTTGTCTTCAAACTTGTGCAAACACAAAGCTGCAAATCAGATTTACAGTGTTGATGGAGAGTTCGTCACAGTACAGACCGAATAATGAGAACATTTCTCCTGGAAGAGTAACTCGGTTTCACATAtgagaaaacatattttgaaaaatatatatgtatatttttttattattcagtttcacaaatgcaaaacattttttaatgttcgaAAATGTTCTGACAATTTTTTAAAACTCAGCTtcacatatgaaaaaaataaaatacattttaaacgGACACTGGaatttttgtttggaaaatattttttacttggtttcacacatgaatattttttttcttttaaaaaatgtcttcagtaaaaagttaaataaaaaaaaataaaataaaacgttTTTTGCAAAAATTTGGggaaaattcttttttttcttttttctttttttgttttgttttactgtttcagcaaaaaaaatctCCTAAACACTCAAAACAATTGAAACTTTGTTTGgacattaatgaaaaaaaaaatttaagaacATTAACTCAATttcaaatatgacaaaaaaaaagttttatttctcctgaaatttattttttaaacttgaaaaaaaagattccaaaaatattctgattgtacttttactttgtaaatcagtaataaaatataaattatggATGTATTATCAACGTTTTATTACGTTCaatataaaatcagagtaggattCAAGATTTGACTCATATTAAGCTCACGGATGTTTAAACTATAATAAGATGAGTTTGCATATcgcttcttttcatttcttagATCTAGATGTCAGATTGTTGTGATGAGCGTGAcctcactcttcttcttctctctgttcagGTTGGACTTCCTGAGTCGGTGGCTAAACGCTGCGTCCACCAGGTGGCAATCGCCCTCGACTACCTGCACTGTAAGAAGCTCGTCCACAGAGACATCAAACCCGAGAACATCCTCATTTTTGACAAAGAGTGCCGGAAGGTCAAGCTGTCAGACTTTGGCATGACGCGGCGTGCCGGCTCTCCGGTGAAGCGCGTGAGCGGGACGATCCCGTACACGGCGCCCGAGCTGTGCGACACCGCGCGACACGAGGGCTTCTGCGTGGACTACAGCACGGACGTGTGGGCGTTCGGCGTGCTGCTGTTCTGCATGCTGACAGGAAACTTCCCCTGGGAGAAGGCCATGCCGAACGACGCCTTCTACGAAGAGTTTGTGCGCTGGCAGCGCCGCCGGACGGGCACGGTGCCCTCGCAGTGGCGCCGCTTCACAGATGAAGCTCTGCGAATGTTTCGCCGGCTCCTCTCCATCGAGCAGGAGCGCCGCTGCTCCGTCAAAGAAGTCTTCAGCTACTTCAACCTGTGCTGGATGTTGGACACGGAGAACGGGAACTGCAGCGGTGGCGGTGGCAGCGGGGGCGTGGCGAGCAGCGCGCCCCCTCTGGACATGAGCTCGTCCTCGTCTGAAGAGGACGTATTAGTGGACAGACTGAAGCAGCAGAGCCTGTCGCCGGCGTGTGTGGTGGCGAAGGGCAGCATCATGATGGACACCCACTACTCCTCCATGTCCACCAACAGCTCGCCGTCCTCCACCGGCAGCTACGACCGCGTCAACAGGGAAAACAACGAGCGAGGACGCATCCTGGTGGCCACGCCCATCGAGATCTGCGTGTAGAGGCGGCCGACGCCGCGCGACAGGCTGCCGGCTCGCACGTGAAGGCTGCTGTGAGCCGACGAGGAAGATTCTCCGtgtgaaagaggagggaagCGAGGAAAGTGCGACAACTGATGTTGGACGTCAGGAAACTTTCTACAGTCCGACGCTCGACGAAGCTTCACTGCAGATTTATTTACTCATTTCTGATGAAGACAAACTCTGAAGGAAATGAGCGGTGAGACGATCACGAACCTCCTGAACGCGGCCGACACGAACAATGAACTCACCGGACGAcctgtaaagaaaaaataaaacactgacgggggaagaagaagaagaagaagaagaaagaaaaacattcataaTCCTCGAGCAATATGTTCAAATGTTTGTAATAATCCAGTCACTGCAAAAATaatctgtgaagaaaaaaagacgtgaTCGGCTTCGATTTGTGACCGATggttctgttgtgtgtttgtgtcgtgaAGCATCTTCATGTTTGGTAGTTGTGTGTCCGTACAGTGTGAAGAcgttcttatttatttatgtctgtTCAACATATTTATGATTTGTTTCATCAGAGATCTGAAGTCTGTTTTTTCGTAGAAGCAGGTGGTTTTGGTTTTTCGCAGATCTACATTTTTCCCGTCATGTTGTCGTAGCCGTGCGTCGACTGTTTCTCtcacattaaaatgttcttttgttgtgttttaacatttttcaaatacGAGCGGCTGAAAACAGAAGCTCAACAGAAGTATTAATTAGTTTTCTTCTCTGAACTTCAGGTTGCTATCTATCTGGGGGAGACGAGCATAGAAGTGTGATGAATAATCCTTATTTTCTACCTGCATGGTTAAtatatttggacattttttcccctcgaAAATGGGCAAAATACAGGAAATATTCAGAGAAATAAACACGCCGATTTGATCATCTCTCAACACCAGAAATATAAATCCAGTATTTTTTTGCCCTCTCAACTTTTTATTCCACTTTGATTTGTTGTGTAATTCATGAGACGGGATGAGGAGAATGTAGAAAACAACTCTTTGGATTTTTGGgattaaagaaatgtttcagctctcttttgtgtttttcagaagTATTGCATGAAGTGATATTACTGTGGTGAACATTTGTTGAAATAAACACCCCGAGAATTAAAGAAATGATccgtgtttttattattttaaagatgTAACGTGTAGATGAATCAACAATTTGCGTTTTCGTTTAGTTGCTGCTTCTTTCTTCCTGTGTTGGGATGTTAAGTACATCGTGACGTGACGCACCAATCCGCAAATTTACttgtctgactgccgtaaatttGATTTATTCAGTCCAATAATATTTGGACAGACAGTTCAGGTTCGCTTCCGATCTCGCCCAGTGGCCACTCGCAGTATTGCAGCGATAAATTCCCCTTATTTTaattttcatctgtgaaaacatgcGGGAATAAGAAAAAATACGAAGTTTTTCTTCACTTTGCTTCTCAGAACAAAATAATTTTTActgagtttcactttaaaacaaaaatttcTGAAAATTTAGTTTTTACTCTGTTACAGGAAAATATTTTcctgaaatctttttttcactgtgtttcACAATTGAAAAGAAAtctcctgaaagaaaaaaaaaaaaagatcttaaaaGGTTTTTTCACTCTGagttttggaaaaacaaaatattccagaaaaaatataatataatttaaaaaaattggaagaaatttttttgtctttttttcccatttgtgAAATCGAGTGACATGTTTTgctgaaaataaagttttttcctgattttttttattaatttattttttgcccGAAATAACACCTCAAATTTCTTTGggatgttattttttatttttctttatcatATGAAATTtggtaaaaagaaataaaaaaaatgatgggaaaaaaacaggagattgtttctttttaattttgaaaccaagtaaagaaaaaatacttttttttcttttttgtcatcaacggaaaaaaattagaaaagaatatattttttttccaagaaacTAACTGGAAATTTTCTTTtagaagaaaaatattttattgtcaggagattcttttttatttttgttctgtgAAACTGAGTAGAAATCTTTTCTTCCAGGAAACCGAGTGAAAAAATCATATACACTTCCATGGAGGTTTTAAAACTTCCAGTAAACTGAAATAACTCACTGGAGCGACCAACACACAGAaaccagagtttgtttgtttagaatGCGTTTTAAAGAAAATCTCAGTTTTCAGTGACTTTTGTACAAGatgccaaaacacacagtacacaggtTCATTTTGCACAATATCCCTATTAGCTTGGACAAGGCCATACTTTAAAACACGACCTCGTTTATTAACACCACAGGAAGTAACACTGTATGTAGTTCCTCCAGCAGGACGTCGTCCATTTCAAACCCTCAGTTCACAAAAGATGAAATAAGTCAATCAGACAAGGCGCTGTTCTGTTGTGTGAGACTCTGAAGAGAGAAACAGCTGTGAGCTCGATGCCAACGTCTCATTTTATTTGATCAAACTGCAGATTTAAAGTCGAGAGATCAACTTTTATCGAGATGTGCGTTCCTACTTCAGCATCTCCGTCCGAACACATGATAAAACGGATCATTTTGCACGTTAGATGAAGCTTCGCTGTATGTCGGTCACATAAGTACGCCCCAATAAACTCAAAATGCCCCACGAAGCTGTAAAAACCACTGAGGCATGTTTTTTGGCTCGGCAGTAATGAGCAGCGTCTGCCTGCAAAACATCGCTGGAAGCCGAATTACATAACACTCCCACCCAGGTGGGACTGTACTCTGATTTAatgttacagtaaaaagaaaaaaggatccATACATAAACCTGCAttctgctgcagcagaggacaaaaacacaaactgtctgcAGACGTCTTTAATGCCAGTCCAACAAAACAGACTCAAATCTGCCTGATGTAAAGAAGCAAAGAGGGAAAACAGCCGAGTGCAGCTGAGCCGCAGAGGAAATCATCAAGCAGCGCTGCATGTTCAGCATAGTAATTACAGCCGAGCCGCTCTCACTGATCTCCCCGTGTTTACACATTCAGCAGCAGCGAGAGGCCGAGCAGAGTTTAGTGTTCGCATCCAGCAGAGCAGCGACGTGTGCGAGcactttaaataaatcaatagaaGACGACAGGGTCACTCTGGGGTTCCTTCTGCTTTAACGTGAATCTATGGAAGCCCAGAGGGACAAATGATCGTCCATCCAGGATCCAATTTCTCATCtgaactgttttctctctcgTGTTTGTgatttgaggggaaaaaagttCAGCTGGGAGAAGATTTATATTTGAGTTtgtttccatcagtgaaaaCATGTTGGAGCTAAAATTACATTCAGGAGATCATTTTTTAGTTACatgatttttcctttttgtcgTGTGAAAATGAGTAAAACTATTTTTTCCGAGGAACCAACTGAATCAAatcttttctgtctgtgtcctgaagtttttttttcagttttcaggaGATTTTGTGGACCAGCGAATATAACAGaattaataacattttcatattttttaggTGTCTGAAATCATGTGGAAAAAATTTCACAATAACTTTTTTTCCAACTATAAACTGAGggaaaatctttcttttttttaagctcGTGAACTTTCCAAAATTTATTCTTTCAACcaaattgattattattttttttttacaaaatatgcaaaaaaaacccatttttttttcattgtttgttatttttttgacaTGTAAAAAATCTGCATCTGGAGTTTTTTAGAAGAAATTTTTCATGTGAAAGTCAGTAAAAATCTTTCtttccaaaaaaataaaaataatgaaaaatctTTTCAAAAGAGAGACTGTTGTGAAAACTTAGAAACTGTGCAACAAagttataaaaacaatattatcagaatattttttttcattttttttcatgggaATCCAAGAAGAAATATGTTTCCCAAGAAACTGAGTGAATAAAAATCTGGTTAGtttttctgtcttatttgttttcatgttttgctgaTCAACGAATGTTAATATTGACAAGAATACACCAACCCAAGTTAATTCAGGAAATTAGGAGTTAAAAGCTACAAACACAAAGTGACTCTTCACTCTGCTGCAACATCACCACGAgctttaaaacatgaaacatttgatCCACAGCAGTGAATCGAATGCACCGTGTCTAACCACACATTTGATCCACATGTACTGAACGTTCCCCGGATCCTCCACGTTCTTCCTGTTCTGTACGTTCTGCTGCTGATATTTATATCAAGCACCAAAACACAGagcggttgtgtgtgtgtgatttgtatGTGTGCCGCGTGTCGACCACCTGCTGAAGCAGCAgagctgtgctgcagagatacTGAGCAGGATTGTGATCAGAAAAGAGCCGTCGGGCCTAAAAGCAGCGATAAGCCTGCAGGCTAACGGAGCTGAACGAGGGATGGCGGAGGTGAAGAGAGCGACACTGAGGACTGAGCAGAGGGCCGATAAGGAGACacgatgagaggaggaggacaataAAAGaggcaaataaaaacaatctgcagctgcaggcgtCAACACTGTAATGAGACGACGTTATAGACGCATGTGTCCATGttaaaccacacaaacacacacagtgacatcatgCTGATGCAAACTCTTCATCTTAGTTCATCTTCATCAGTTCTGCAGATATTTAGACCACAGATTTCAAACTTATGTCGGAAGATAACcaaactttttactttttatcttgAGGGAGACACAAACGTCTGCACCAAGTCTcaaccctgctggaaaaacagcatcaaaacacaacatatgctggtttttccagcaggaaATATCAACACAATAACAGCCTCCCTGTGTTATTTCTCACTGAGCTCTGAGTTGTAGATCCTCGTCATGACCATATCCGAGTGGTGCACGTTTGAACACGTCCGCCATCTTGTTTCTTAGTGTCGCAGCTTTACGCGTGCTTCAGTTGAGTTTTCTGTTCACGCTCTACTAACG contains:
- the unm_sa1261 gene encoding serine/threonine-protein kinase SBK1 gives rise to the protein MNSSPHGSRASIDILEELQLIAAQNLEKLDINKYYEVVCELGKGTYGKVDLVIHKIRGTKMALKFLRKKTTKLKSFLREYSVSLYLSPCPFIINMYGIAFETDEYYIFAQEYALAGDLFDIIPPQVGLPESVAKRCVHQVAIALDYLHCKKLVHRDIKPENILIFDKECRKVKLSDFGMTRRAGSPVKRVSGTIPYTAPELCDTARHEGFCVDYSTDVWAFGVLLFCMLTGNFPWEKAMPNDAFYEEFVRWQRRRTGTVPSQWRRFTDEALRMFRRLLSIEQERRCSVKEVFSYFNLCWMLDTENGNCSGGGGSGGVASSAPPLDMSSSSSEEDVLVDRLKQQSLSPACVVAKGSIMMDTHYSSMSTNSSPSSTGSYDRVNRENNERGRILVATPIEICV